A single window of Flagellimonas maritima DNA harbors:
- a CDS encoding glycosyltransferase family 4 protein gives MTKEKIIRITTVPRSLGGLLRGQLKFMTRSFDIVGISSSDNGRLDKVAHDENIRVIPLEMTRRITPIKDIRAVIQLYRILKKEKPLIVHSHTPKAGTVGMIAAKLAGVPHRLHTIAGLPLVEATGIKRWLLNSVEKLTYSCATKIYPNSFGLEKIILEHGFTKPEKLKVLANGSSNGIDMEHFDPSLFTIEQKETLKKITKIKREDFVFVYVGRFVTDKGINELIAAFTEINKSYSNTKLLLVGNYEKELDPILPESEDLIDKHSNIIAVGWKIDVRPYFAIADVLLFPSYREGFPNVVMQAGAMGLYSAVTDINGCNEIIIEGENGTIFPPKDTTALIKVMEDILNKKNTSVYDSEKIRELIANRYDQKMIWKTIEAEYQTLIVQEKNNQ, from the coding sequence ATGACCAAAGAAAAAATTATTAGGATAACTACAGTTCCTAGATCATTGGGCGGTTTGTTAAGAGGTCAACTCAAGTTTATGACCCGTTCTTTTGATATCGTTGGAATCTCGTCTTCTGACAATGGGCGCTTGGACAAAGTAGCTCACGATGAAAATATAAGGGTTATTCCTCTGGAGATGACCAGGAGAATCACACCAATTAAAGATATTAGAGCAGTAATTCAATTATACCGCATTCTAAAAAAAGAAAAACCTCTAATCGTTCATAGCCATACTCCAAAAGCAGGAACTGTAGGTATGATCGCTGCAAAACTTGCAGGTGTACCGCACCGATTGCACACTATTGCCGGACTTCCGCTAGTAGAGGCTACGGGTATAAAAAGATGGTTGTTAAATTCCGTTGAAAAACTGACGTATAGTTGCGCAACAAAAATCTATCCCAATTCTTTTGGTTTGGAGAAGATTATACTGGAACACGGCTTTACAAAACCAGAAAAATTAAAGGTTTTGGCCAATGGAAGCTCAAACGGGATAGATATGGAACATTTTGACCCATCTCTATTTACTATTGAACAAAAAGAAACACTCAAAAAAATTACTAAGATAAAACGCGAAGATTTTGTATTTGTCTATGTGGGCCGTTTCGTTACTGATAAGGGAATCAATGAACTTATAGCTGCATTTACAGAAATCAATAAATCCTATTCCAATACTAAGTTATTGCTTGTTGGCAATTATGAGAAAGAATTGGACCCAATCCTACCAGAATCAGAAGATCTAATTGATAAACACTCCAATATAATTGCCGTAGGATGGAAAATAGACGTAAGGCCCTATTTTGCAATAGCAGATGTACTCTTGTTTCCAAGTTATAGAGAAGGTTTTCCCAACGTTGTTATGCAAGCGGGAGCAATGGGTCTTTATAGTGCTGTAACGGATATCAATGGTTGCAATGAAATTATCATCGAAGGTGAAAACGGCACGATTTTTCCTCCAAAAGATACTACCGCATTGATTAAGGTCATGGAAGATATTTTGAACAAAAAAAACACAAGTGTTTATGATTCAGAAAAAATAAGGGAATTAATCGCTAATAGGTACGACCAAAAGATGATTTGGAAAACTATAGAAGCAGAATATCAAACTTTAATCGTACAAGAAAAAAATAATCAATAG
- a CDS encoding glycosyltransferase family 8 protein encodes MNLHIALSSDENYTPFMATAIISVIENNIDIPDITFHIISVGISKESQGKMKDMIAANNRKCIIYDFHSSQDIVGEFIFGVSKINKYARLYLPKLLPETVDKVIYMDCDAIVLGSLKKLWEIKIDKYSFAGVEDVVFERHKTSINMPVNCKYINSGMLIFNLKKFREENSLDRVEEFMKSYIKRKVKYSNDQAVINALFYKEFYILPPEYNCITPYYLMNSEQIMTIYRMKSYYNDEALQRAVDNPVFVHFTPSFITRPWVKGSRHPLTKKFLMYLNKTPWKDFELKKDNRTFNVKLVGILFNLLPFSIFLKVLNIKRPKGNIK; translated from the coding sequence ATGAATTTACACATCGCACTTTCAAGTGATGAAAATTATACTCCTTTTATGGCCACTGCCATTATTTCGGTGATTGAAAACAATATAGACATCCCCGATATAACATTTCATATTATTTCTGTCGGAATAAGTAAAGAAAGCCAAGGGAAAATGAAAGATATGATTGCCGCCAATAACAGGAAATGTATTATATATGATTTTCATAGTTCTCAAGATATAGTAGGTGAGTTTATTTTTGGAGTTTCTAAAATAAATAAATACGCAAGACTTTATTTGCCCAAATTATTACCTGAAACTGTTGACAAGGTCATTTATATGGATTGTGATGCAATCGTATTGGGTTCGTTAAAAAAATTGTGGGAAATAAAAATTGACAAATATTCATTTGCAGGAGTAGAAGATGTTGTATTCGAGAGACATAAAACTTCCATAAATATGCCTGTAAATTGCAAATACATTAATTCGGGAATGCTAATTTTTAATTTAAAGAAATTTAGAGAAGAAAATAGTTTGGACAGGGTTGAGGAGTTTATGAAATCATATATAAAAAGAAAAGTAAAGTATAGCAATGATCAAGCCGTTATCAATGCATTGTTTTATAAAGAATTTTATATTTTACCTCCAGAATATAATTGCATTACGCCTTATTATCTTATGAATAGTGAGCAAATAATGACGATTTACAGGATGAAATCCTATTATAATGATGAGGCACTACAGAGAGCTGTAGATAATCCAGTATTTGTTCATTTTACCCCATCTTTTATTACACGACCGTGGGTTAAAGGATCAAGGCATCCATTGACCAAAAAATTCCTAATGTATCTTAACAAGACACCATGGAAGGATTTTGAATTAAAAAAGGATAATAGAACTTTCAATGTCAAACTTGTGGGAATATTATTCAATCTCTTGCCTTTTTCGATATTTCTTAAAGTACTTAATATTAAAAGACCTAAAGGAAATATTAAATAG
- a CDS encoding glycosyltransferase: MKNISFFINTLGAAGGTQRVLTTLANLLVEDYLVDILIINDSKPFFKLDSRVNLKLLRPSGNFKIMSILNLNKLIFRELKSSSCDYYISLDSNSILFQSLYLPKKTRLLIWEHFSLTKNSNKLLFRISRYYATKRAQAIVLLSNVEKKDWAERYNIPESKLKHIYNPITIEEVNNHDSDQLYRNKKVLAIGNNIHIKGFDYLIQAWSLLEKKGWTLEIIGLKEKEQEKLEKLMTSYSFKNKVIIKGRVSNIRQKYLDSSIYCLCSRNEATPLVLIESQYVGLPAVIFDNCPGALELLNDSGNVVAYNHVDLLSQAIVDLIDSKKSFKQISIKARQNADRFNRQTFKLKWKQILN, from the coding sequence TTGAAAAATATAAGCTTTTTCATTAATACTCTCGGTGCAGCAGGAGGTACGCAAAGAGTTCTGACAACTCTGGCAAATCTTCTGGTTGAAGACTATTTAGTAGACATATTAATTATTAATGATAGTAAACCCTTTTTTAAATTGGATTCTAGGGTAAATCTCAAACTTCTTAGACCTAGCGGTAATTTTAAAATTATGAGTATTTTAAATTTGAATAAATTAATTTTCCGCGAGCTTAAGTCCAGTTCCTGCGATTATTACATTAGTTTAGATTCGAATTCAATATTATTTCAAAGTCTTTATTTGCCAAAAAAAACCAGACTTCTAATCTGGGAACATTTTTCCTTAACCAAGAATTCAAATAAGCTGCTGTTCAGAATATCCAGATACTATGCAACTAAACGTGCACAAGCTATCGTATTGTTGTCAAATGTGGAAAAAAAAGATTGGGCCGAAAGATATAATATTCCAGAAAGTAAACTCAAGCATATATATAATCCTATAACCATTGAAGAAGTTAATAATCATGATTCAGACCAATTATACAGAAATAAAAAAGTTTTGGCAATAGGCAACAACATTCATATTAAAGGCTTTGACTACCTTATACAAGCTTGGAGCTTACTGGAAAAAAAGGGCTGGACTTTAGAAATAATCGGTCTGAAAGAAAAAGAGCAAGAGAAACTTGAAAAGTTAATGACTTCTTACAGCTTCAAAAATAAAGTTATTATAAAGGGCAGAGTATCGAACATTCGCCAAAAATATCTGGACTCCTCTATTTACTGCTTATGTTCAAGAAACGAAGCCACACCTTTGGTTCTTATCGAAAGTCAATATGTTGGTTTGCCTGCAGTCATTTTTGATAATTGTCCTGGAGCGCTCGAGCTATTGAATGATTCTGGAAACGTAGTTGCCTACAATCATGTTGACTTACTATCTCAGGCTATAGTAGATCTTATTGACTCAAAAAAATCTTTTAAGCAAATTTCCATAAAAGCTAGGCAAAATGCTGATCGTTTTAATCGACAAACTTTTAAATTAAAGTGGAAACAAATTTTGAACTGA
- a CDS encoding oligosaccharide flippase family protein, translating into MSQIKTASLVSYVTIITNILVGLMLTPFILKSLGKSEYGLYMLVGSIISYLALFDFGFNKTTIRFVSKYRHEGNKEKEEVFIATNLRVYFVIAIVIVLFGLAGFTSIDYFFLEKFTDQELYSFKVMYLFMLLNVVWVIVSGSFLGIIIAYERFIFPKALNYLRILLRAVTIFIVLSSGGKAIGIVLVDTIFNLAVLLTYFIFIRSKLKIRFKLSKFNKGFIKKIFSYSIWIFLGALMDQLYWRSGHTILGIKSTTEQIAVYAIGLLFISYYMTLSSAISGLFLPQATRMYVNKATRKELADLMIKVGRIQWFVISLMLFGFLFFGQQFLLLWVGDGYQDSWMIAVIIMIPLTIPSIQNVGNSLTEAYNIHARKIQVNAAFAVISVILGVYLAGNYGGIGIAVACSISIILGQIVFNNYYFKSKLGMDLIYYIKKMLSGNIITIPILIGLAYVLNMISWNGSNWYNLGLKVVLFIILSSIAVYAIAMNNYERNLVKEILAKIPGIKSLKKKTE; encoded by the coding sequence ATGAGTCAAATCAAAACTGCTTCCCTTGTTTCTTATGTGACCATAATTACTAATATCCTTGTTGGTTTAATGTTGACTCCTTTCATTTTGAAAAGCTTAGGTAAATCAGAGTATGGGCTGTATATGCTTGTAGGTTCTATAATAAGCTATTTAGCACTTTTTGATTTTGGATTCAATAAAACAACAATAAGATTTGTCTCAAAATACAGGCATGAAGGAAACAAAGAGAAAGAAGAAGTTTTCATTGCGACAAATCTAAGAGTCTATTTTGTTATTGCTATAGTCATAGTATTGTTTGGTTTGGCAGGGTTTACTTCCATAGACTATTTCTTCCTAGAGAAATTTACGGACCAAGAACTCTACTCTTTTAAGGTCATGTATCTATTTATGTTATTAAACGTTGTATGGGTGATTGTTAGTGGTTCTTTCTTAGGTATCATTATTGCGTATGAACGATTTATATTTCCAAAAGCATTAAACTATCTACGAATCCTATTAAGAGCAGTTACAATATTTATAGTTTTGTCATCTGGGGGTAAAGCAATAGGTATCGTTTTAGTTGATACCATTTTTAACCTAGCTGTCCTGTTAACTTATTTTATATTTATCCGTTCTAAGCTTAAAATCAGATTTAAACTATCAAAGTTCAATAAGGGATTTATCAAAAAGATTTTTTCCTATTCTATCTGGATTTTTTTAGGTGCTTTAATGGATCAACTTTATTGGCGTTCTGGCCATACAATATTGGGAATCAAATCTACTACTGAGCAGATTGCTGTCTATGCCATAGGCCTGTTATTTATAAGTTATTATATGACCCTTTCCTCAGCTATTTCTGGGCTATTCTTGCCTCAGGCAACACGAATGTATGTCAACAAAGCTACTCGTAAAGAATTGGCGGACTTAATGATTAAAGTGGGAAGGATTCAATGGTTTGTCATTTCTTTAATGCTTTTTGGGTTCTTGTTCTTTGGTCAACAGTTCTTGCTATTGTGGGTTGGTGATGGGTATCAAGATTCATGGATGATAGCGGTAATCATTATGATTCCTCTAACCATTCCTTCTATTCAAAATGTTGGTAATTCGTTGACAGAAGCTTATAATATTCATGCGAGGAAAATTCAGGTCAATGCGGCTTTTGCAGTAATAAGTGTAATTCTTGGTGTATATCTTGCTGGCAATTATGGCGGTATTGGAATTGCCGTTGCCTGCTCAATTTCGATTATATTAGGACAGATTGTATTCAATAATTATTACTTCAAAAGTAAATTGGGGATGGACTTGATTTATTATATCAAAAAAATGTTGTCTGGAAATATAATAACCATTCCAATACTCATTGGATTGGCATACGTACTTAATATGATTTCTTGGAATGGAAGCAATTGGTACAATCTTGGACTAAAAGTTGTTCTTTTTATAATCCTTTCATCAATAGCAGTCTATGCTATTGCTATGAACAACTATGAAAGAAATTTAGTGAAAGAAATTCTTGCTAAAATTCCAGGTATAAAAAGTTTAAAGAAAAAAACTGAATAA
- a CDS encoding right-handed parallel beta-helix repeat-containing protein, with translation MNFYRFKPTSKILLSIPKLTLNYKTTFCILFLNVFIFSSCSAEDVFLDAILEKSSEDQEDSGNDENDEDTNSEDENRDSFKPDTEVVDCDSTFFDIEANSTLLVNCNFDLKGAHIKLPTNISLLFEGGSIYNGALTFNGGVISGELLNTDLEIDGQVSLENSEFTFDKNKWNIKEGKVSDDTAFNNLNSIKDAIALVERLNGDTFEIDEIDAYFDVSRKEKWHEEKASIAIPSDFHFKMGSSCTLRVQPNEEPGYALLYIKKRKNVVISGGKLVGDRFSHDYSSGGAHDWGHTMVIDGVHNITVDGVEMREGASDGLVIEGVRDRNRDGSLVDGGQESYNVIIKNSLFDNNRRNNIAIVDGTKIYIEQNTIRNAGSGVPDQGFPSSNGTSPRAGIDIESRKYNYPDGNSLGHTEKTEDVHIRNNNFSDNYGADVALFNNEKTYVYENTFHGTISSAYSFNCKIYDNTFINDQELSGTKAISFEPRYWANGEHRTTNFEIYNNSIEGYQFGIVLGGQDNYVHNNILTNNQRGIILLNSVSNRFENNDVSSSLPNSYGYFTFSSNNSLKDITIKNSNVDVEYFGLFFSNDNEGESGEILIDNLNFDNNISLRNAHGITIKNSSYNNISITDCQPILINNVSRQ, from the coding sequence ATGAATTTTTACCGATTTAAACCTACTTCAAAAATCCTTTTGTCAATACCTAAACTCACTTTAAATTACAAAACAACGTTTTGTATTTTATTTTTAAATGTATTTATCTTTTCCTCGTGTTCTGCAGAAGATGTTTTTTTAGATGCAATCCTGGAAAAATCTTCTGAAGATCAGGAAGATTCGGGCAATGATGAAAATGATGAGGATACAAATAGTGAAGATGAGAACCGGGATTCTTTTAAACCAGACACAGAAGTGGTAGATTGTGATTCGACTTTCTTTGATATTGAGGCTAATTCCACACTTTTAGTTAATTGTAACTTTGATTTAAAGGGAGCACATATAAAATTACCAACGAATATCAGCTTATTATTTGAAGGAGGGTCTATTTACAATGGCGCCTTAACCTTTAATGGAGGTGTTATTTCAGGTGAATTACTTAATACAGACTTAGAGATTGATGGCCAAGTAAGTTTGGAAAATTCCGAATTTACATTTGATAAGAATAAGTGGAACATTAAAGAAGGAAAGGTTTCCGACGATACCGCCTTCAATAACTTGAACTCCATTAAAGACGCGATTGCTTTGGTTGAACGTCTAAACGGCGATACATTTGAAATTGATGAAATTGATGCCTATTTTGACGTTTCCAGAAAAGAAAAATGGCATGAGGAAAAGGCATCTATAGCTATACCATCAGATTTTCACTTTAAAATGGGGAGTAGTTGTACGCTGAGGGTACAACCCAATGAAGAACCTGGTTACGCTTTATTGTATATTAAAAAAAGAAAAAACGTGGTAATATCAGGTGGTAAACTAGTCGGTGATAGATTTTCCCATGATTATTCGTCAGGTGGTGCTCATGATTGGGGTCATACTATGGTCATCGACGGGGTACATAATATCACTGTCGATGGTGTTGAAATGAGAGAGGGAGCTTCTGATGGTCTCGTAATCGAGGGAGTAAGGGATCGAAATCGGGATGGATCATTAGTTGATGGTGGGCAAGAATCTTATAATGTCATTATAAAGAATAGTCTATTTGATAATAATAGGCGTAATAATATAGCTATTGTAGATGGAACCAAGATTTATATAGAGCAAAATACTATTCGAAATGCAGGTAGTGGAGTTCCTGATCAAGGATTTCCTAGCTCAAATGGTACTTCACCGAGGGCGGGTATTGACATTGAGTCTAGAAAGTATAATTATCCTGACGGCAATTCCTTAGGCCATACAGAGAAAACTGAGGATGTTCACATTAGAAATAATAATTTTTCTGATAATTACGGAGCGGATGTGGCATTGTTTAACAATGAAAAAACTTATGTTTATGAAAACACTTTTCATGGTACAATTTCATCTGCATATTCTTTCAATTGTAAAATTTATGACAATACTTTTATTAATGATCAGGAACTTTCTGGAACCAAAGCCATCAGTTTTGAACCTAGATATTGGGCAAATGGTGAACACCGAACCACGAACTTTGAAATATATAACAACAGTATAGAGGGTTACCAATTTGGAATTGTGCTTGGAGGACAAGATAATTATGTACACAACAATATACTGACTAATAACCAGAGAGGAATTATTTTATTGAACTCCGTGAGCAATAGATTTGAGAATAATGATGTGTCTAGTTCGCTACCAAATTCTTATGGTTATTTTACTTTTTCCTCAAATAATTCCTTAAAAGATATCACAATCAAAAATAGCAATGTTGACGTTGAATATTTTGGCTTATTTTTTAGTAATGATAACGAGGGTGAAAGTGGTGAAATTCTTATAGATAATCTTAATTTTGATAATAATATTTCCTTAAGAAATGCTCACGGCATTACAATTAAAAATTCTTCCTATAATAATATAAGTATTACCGATTGTCAGCCTATATTGATTAATAATGTGAGCAGGCAATAG
- a CDS encoding glycosyltransferase family 1 protein, which produces MNRILHVVGGMNRAGAETMIMNLYRKINREKYQFDFLYFTEEKCDYDQEIEQLGGRIFRISEKNSKNPISRTIKIKRLIKKEHPFYAIHCHQLFSNFFHLLAGYLAGIDFRIAHSHNTSDVNSKKWSGRVYQRVSRLLISKLATHFIACGKQAGEFLFPYSKNIILLPNAVDLKKFSTQTTIVPDLRELYKLNSNTIIVCQVGRLNPVKNHIFTIDFAKYLKDKNVDIHFFIVGDGPLKGDLIKKINSLDVSGLVTLLGVREDIQQIMSNSDLMIMPSIHEGFPVVLVESQATGMPALISSNISKEVDLNLGLVQFSDLEDNFNTWFEKIVQLTESKKPTQDEIRQTFIAEGFDINVSVERLENLYGQGDKFF; this is translated from the coding sequence ATGAATAGAATTTTACACGTAGTTGGCGGAATGAATCGTGCGGGTGCTGAAACCATGATCATGAATCTTTATAGAAAGATAAATCGGGAAAAATACCAATTTGATTTCTTGTATTTTACTGAAGAAAAATGTGATTATGATCAAGAAATAGAACAGCTTGGAGGACGTATTTTTAGAATAAGTGAAAAAAATTCTAAAAATCCAATAAGCAGAACCATTAAAATTAAAAGGCTAATTAAAAAAGAACATCCATTTTATGCTATTCATTGTCATCAGTTATTCAGCAATTTTTTTCACTTATTAGCTGGTTACTTGGCTGGAATTGATTTTAGAATTGCACATTCCCATAACACAAGTGATGTGAATAGTAAAAAATGGAGTGGAAGAGTATATCAAAGAGTTTCTCGGCTTCTTATATCAAAACTTGCCACACATTTTATAGCATGTGGAAAACAAGCTGGCGAGTTTTTATTTCCGTACTCAAAAAATATAATTTTACTGCCAAATGCAGTTGATTTAAAAAAATTTTCGACTCAAACAACTATTGTACCTGACTTGAGAGAGTTATATAAGCTGAACAGCAATACAATTATTGTATGTCAAGTTGGTAGATTAAATCCTGTTAAAAATCACATTTTTACAATTGATTTTGCCAAATATTTAAAAGATAAAAATGTAGATATACATTTTTTCATTGTTGGTGATGGACCTTTAAAAGGAGATTTAATAAAAAAAATTAATAGTTTAGATGTAAGTGGACTCGTCACGCTCCTTGGAGTACGAGAAGATATTCAACAAATAATGTCGAATTCCGATTTGATGATCATGCCATCTATCCATGAGGGCTTTCCAGTCGTACTTGTAGAATCGCAAGCTACTGGAATGCCAGCTTTAATATCTTCTAATATCTCTAAAGAAGTAGATTTGAATTTGGGTCTAGTACAGTTCTCTGACTTAGAAGATAATTTTAATACTTGGTTTGAAAAAATTGTGCAACTTACAGAGTCGAAAAAACCAACTCAAGATGAAATTAGACAAACCTTTATTGCTGAGGGCTTTGATATTAATGTTAGCGTTGAAAGATTAGAGAACTTGTATGGTCAAGGTGATAAATTTTTTTGA
- a CDS encoding EpsG family protein — translation MKFLFEGFTEQHYVLLFKYILVFLIVVGSLILRSLEYKKLVFLRNDRNLLIIFCVFIIIFSGTRGYRIGTDTYNYYMFYYIKGLGITNIFTFLSYFKSDFLFEVLAYITFQFKNYTVFLMAVSIIINGCLYMFVRKFTDFGNAGSSLLFFLTIASSFSFLSIEINIIRNGLSIGFVLLGLYYLDKKFFKKCIIFFIIGYLFHRTAVIPIFIAFSAYFGWKVQLKYYLALYLLFIGLSFVGFGFDKISILSSISGEDFKRLAFQGETTYRIGFRYDFVLYNSFFLFLFIKFSDLKNRTDLFFIRFYILASIVFFMNFNIPFSDRIGLYSWIIIPILLFNTIKNSFPKKQLYYSSLAALFYCILNHFILFS, via the coding sequence ATGAAATTTCTTTTTGAAGGATTCACTGAGCAGCACTATGTTTTGCTTTTTAAGTACATACTTGTTTTCCTTATTGTCGTGGGGTCACTAATACTAAGGAGCTTAGAATACAAGAAACTTGTTTTTTTAAGAAATGATCGTAATTTATTAATAATATTCTGTGTTTTTATAATTATCTTTTCTGGCACCCGAGGCTATAGAATTGGAACAGATACTTATAACTACTATATGTTTTATTACATTAAAGGTTTGGGTATCACTAATATTTTCACTTTTTTATCATATTTCAAATCGGATTTCTTATTCGAGGTTCTCGCATATATAACCTTTCAATTTAAAAACTATACCGTTTTTTTAATGGCTGTTTCAATCATTATCAATGGATGTTTGTATATGTTTGTGAGAAAGTTTACAGACTTTGGTAATGCGGGCAGCAGCTTATTGTTTTTTTTAACAATAGCAAGTTCATTTTCTTTCTTATCTATTGAAATCAACATTATTAGAAATGGTCTTTCTATTGGATTCGTTCTTTTAGGCCTGTATTATTTGGATAAGAAATTTTTCAAAAAATGTATTATCTTCTTTATAATCGGGTATTTGTTCCATAGAACTGCTGTAATTCCCATATTTATAGCATTTAGCGCATATTTTGGCTGGAAAGTACAGCTCAAGTATTATTTGGCACTTTATCTATTGTTTATAGGTTTGTCATTCGTTGGTTTTGGATTTGATAAAATTTCAATTTTATCAAGTATTAGCGGAGAAGATTTTAAAAGATTGGCTTTTCAAGGTGAAACGACATATAGGATTGGATTTCGTTATGATTTTGTGTTGTATAATTCTTTTTTTCTTTTTCTATTTATAAAATTCAGTGACTTAAAAAATAGAACGGACCTTTTCTTCATAAGATTTTACATACTTGCTTCTATTGTTTTTTTCATGAATTTTAATATTCCTTTTTCAGATAGAATTGGGCTTTACAGTTGGATTATAATTCCTATTTTACTTTTTAACACAATTAAGAATTCATTTCCTAAAAAACAATTGTATTACTCGAGTTTGGCAGCTCTATTCTATTGTATCCTAAATCATTTTATTTTGTTTTCTTGA
- a CDS encoding glycosyltransferase family 2 protein, which produces MNKAPLVSIGIPFYNSDSYLKFAINSVIMQTYSNWELFLLNDGSTDNSVNIASSFEQEDARITLINDTRNKGLPARLNQLSELANGQYYCRMDADDIMHPKRIEVQVNHLLENPKIDLLGTKVIAIDNENKIIGLRKGLTKKKYTLNHVAHSGWCAHPTIIGKTSWFKDNKYDVSLKRSQDYDLWIRTVIKSNFINLENPYLYYREASTPTLKKYCKATLYKLKIFYKNKRILGQWTSFALSIKSMLKVLVYIFYWLLGQTNGLIKKRSVSLNPDQLYIHQKILKKIITL; this is translated from the coding sequence ATGAATAAAGCACCATTAGTTTCTATTGGAATACCATTTTATAATTCAGATTCGTATTTAAAGTTTGCGATTAATTCAGTTATTATGCAAACGTATTCTAATTGGGAATTATTTTTATTAAATGATGGAAGCACTGACAATTCTGTCAACATAGCATCTTCTTTTGAGCAGGAGGATGCTCGTATTACCTTGATTAACGATACCCGTAACAAAGGATTGCCTGCACGACTTAATCAACTTTCCGAACTAGCAAATGGACAATATTATTGTCGAATGGATGCGGATGACATCATGCATCCCAAAAGAATAGAGGTTCAAGTAAATCATCTATTGGAAAATCCGAAAATCGATTTACTTGGAACTAAAGTAATTGCTATCGACAATGAGAATAAAATTATAGGTCTGAGAAAAGGATTGACCAAAAAAAAATACACTTTAAACCATGTTGCTCATAGTGGATGGTGTGCCCATCCTACTATTATAGGCAAAACAAGTTGGTTTAAAGATAATAAATATGACGTATCCTTAAAAAGATCACAGGACTATGATTTGTGGATAAGAACTGTAATAAAAAGTAACTTTATAAATTTAGAAAATCCTTATCTATACTATAGGGAAGCTAGTACCCCTACGCTCAAGAAGTATTGCAAAGCAACACTTTATAAATTAAAAATTTTCTATAAAAACAAACGCATATTAGGTCAGTGGACAAGTTTTGCTCTATCTATTAAAAGTATGTTGAAGGTTTTAGTGTATATATTTTATTGGCTTCTTGGTCAAACTAATGGACTTATCAAAAAAAGATCTGTTTCTTTGAATCCTGACCAACTATATATACATCAAAAAATATTAAAAAAAATTATAACATTATAG